In the Ipomoea triloba cultivar NCNSP0323 chromosome 6, ASM357664v1 genome, one interval contains:
- the LOC116023699 gene encoding transcription repressor OFP7-like, translated as MGRGLKLRFLMPSFQFCRSKKPSFLASIHMFSPINPKAFDTPYPGFPVPPPSTPTQYHEHLESPVHRFKNEQKPSHKTYNSPVSDFSDENMRPIARSNGKKKAKMGRDQRAKAKHRLSRSNNSSGESGWFSGEETESLFSSSPSFDSSLDLDYQTNGIATRKQKNGLKVRTLKHYLSGSFKDTENDCAVKKSVFERLMPCMVEGVVKDSFAVVKKTDDPYEDFKISMLEMIVEKQIFAVKDLEQLLLCFLSLNSQHHHAAIVEAFTEIWYELFTISPVPGTNWHGTHQHHKIQ; from the coding sequence ATGGGGAGAGGTCTTAAGCTTAGATTCTTGATGCCTTCTTTCCAGTTCTGTCGCTCCAAGAAACCTTCGTTTCTGGCTTCTATACACATGTTTTCCCCAATCAATCCCAAGGCATTCGACACTCCTTATCCCGGTTTCCCTGTTCCACCGCCTTCAACACCAACTCAGTATCATGAACACCTTGAATCGCCCGTTCACAGATTCAAGAACGAGCAGAAACCTTCTCACAAGACTTATAATTCACCGGTTTCGGATTTTTCAGATGAGAATATGAGGCCCATTGCACGTTCAAACGGCAAAAAGAAGGCAAAAATGGGGAGAGATCAGAGGGCTAAAGCCAAACACAGGCTTAGCAGAAGCAATAATTCATCGGGGGAGAGTGGCTGGTTCAGCGGCGAGGAAACAGAGAGCTTATTTTCATCTTCTCCGAGCTTCGATTCCTCATTAGATCTTGATTACCAGACAAATGGAATAGCTACAAGAAAGCAGAAGAATGGCTTGAAGGTTCGGACACTGAAACATTACCTGTCTGGGAGCTTTAAGGATACTGAAAACGATTGTGCAGTCAAGAAATCGGTTTTTGAGCGGTTGATGCCATGCATGGTGGAGGGGGTTGTGAAGGACAGCTTTGCAGTGGTGAAGAAAACAGATGATCCGTACGAGGATTTCAAGATATCAATGCTGGAAATGATAGTAGAGAAACAAATATTCGCAGTAAAGGATTTAGAGCAGCTTTTGCTGTGTTTTCTTTCTCTCAATTCACAGCACCACCATGCAGCCATTGTGGAGGCCTTCACAGAGATATGGTACGAGCTCTTTACCATATCTCCGGTTCCTGGTACAAATTGGCATGGTACCCATCAGCACCATAAAATTCAGTGA
- the LOC116021895 gene encoding outer envelope pore protein 24, chloroplastic isoform X2: protein MKGTLKTRHESDKMEAVATVAVNAGDVRLRASMTDATLVNGPSLNGIALAVEKPGFFIVDYNVPKKDFRFQFMRTVRVRDKPLNLNYIHFNGDNRTILDGTFVFDPSNKVSANHVLGSGNCKLKYTYVHKGLTTYEPIYDFAKDTWDFAISRRVYGDDVFKFLCQTSSKNLSLEWSRNSKLNGSFKKVSNGVAHVPARDSFYDRSCRVAF, encoded by the exons ATGAAGGGAACACTGAAAACCCGGCATGAATCGGACAAAATGGAGGCCGTGGCCACCGTCGCCGTCAACGCCGGCGACGTCAGGCTCCGAGCCTCCATGACAGACGCTACTCTGGTCAACGGCCCCAGCTTAAACGGCATAGCTCTAGCCGTCGAAAAGCCCGGCTTCTTCATCGTCGACTACAATGTCCCCAAAAAG GATTTCAGGTTTCAATTTATGAGAACAGTGAGGGTTAGGgataagccactgaacttgaATTACATTCACTTTAATGGCGATAACCGGACAATTTTGGACGGGACTTTTGTCTTCGATCCTTCTAACAAGGTTTCAGCTAATCACGTGCTCGGCTCCGGAAACTGCAAGTTGAAATATACTTATGTGCATAAAGGACTCACCACCTACGAGCCAATCTACGATTTCGCAAAGGATACGTGGGACTTCGCAATTTCGCGGAGAGTATATGGTGATGATGTGTTTAAGTTTCTCTGCCAAACCTCGAGCAAGAACTTGTCCCTTGAATGGTCGAGGAATTCAAAATTGAATGGAAGTTTTAAG AAGGTTTCGAATGGTGTGGCTCACGTTCCTGCGAGAGATTCTTTTTATGACAGGTCCTGCAGAGTGGCTTTCTAG
- the LOC116021911 gene encoding glutamic acid-rich protein: MESDDDYEFSPSEEPSPVVQNRGFKRLKKPGRAPENPPVSSIDDLISLPEVDFAKLEALEASKTLEDSDDSEGPLSSSQGFDDDESELESGFEEKRNESRRALDFDEEENRLNFNSEAPRSGGENEEVEGDLELESPADEILGKKGEESEGIGEGLEVLKVEKSGQKRNSGDLNLNESHKSKSKKIKNMEDNADDLMPKEPALNKRREQKERKQHLKELHVETQRLLRESRDATFKPIPVVHKPISSVLQKIRQRKLEVSKKCMALKNSSTVHRNNVLTELMVDEDFDNEFVEDIIVEKSEEKAVAHEDLKSGADGPSVSEVDAKPENVPSQMVLDEVAEPTFRAPVDTQDLFGDSQESDGTNERPKFNASSPLEEVMAPSILAMNLKFDSVPPDECSSDEEDNHKENIDPHLHSAREECPPKGDPVKAFVDEEAEEEDDSDNDLHRFSENEDEDIEDSEELKDIIATNYEERPMDNERRNELHRKWLEQQDADGTENLLKKLKFNSKHRETTLLDDEQVDSECEEFNDDAEEEAQPKNPVQVNKRKAKQIITQMFIDKDDVFLSDDEEETEKRRVKQHVLVRAEERTALVPPTEDESSRQVFGLIKKLNVVPDQKKKAKPLSFFDNMVGGTKDDSSLKSSFLGRASKHHLPVSHKKSSSLVRSFIFERGDSNSHNSISMSEDSSQTIMKQNHPTRNNAARFSSSQAKSSTQSKSSGAETSSGVSLFEILKQSSTPSCSGDPKHEIDFSQALHAAFKIPKKPFLEDLRLN; the protein is encoded by the exons ATGGAAAGCGACGACGACTACGAGTTTTCACCATCAGAAGAGCCATCGCCGGTGGTCCAAAATCGAGGTTTCAAGCGCTTGAAGAAACCGGGGAGAGCTCCGGAAAATCCTCCGGTGAGTTCAATTGACGATCTTATCTCGTTGCCCGAAGTGGATTTTGCCAAATTGGAGGCGTTGGAAGCTTCCAAGACCTTAGAAGATTCCGATGATTCGGAGGGGCCTCTATCGTCGTCTCAAGGCTTTGACGACGATGAGTCTGAACTGGAGTCCGGGTTTGAGGAAAAGCGGAATGAGAGCCGGAGAGCGTTGGACTTCGACGAGGAGGAGAATAGGTTGAATTTTAATTCTGAAGCTCCGAGATCTGGCGGTGAAAATGAAGAGGTTGAGGGAGATTTGGAGTTGGAATCCCCGGCTGATGAAATTTTGGGTAAAAAGGGTGAGGAGAGTGAGGGAATAGGCGAAGGGCTTGAAGTTCTGAAGGTCGAGAAATCAGGACAAAAAAGGAACAGTGGAGATCTGAATTTGAATGAAAGCCATAAAAGTAAGAGCAAGAAGATAAAGAATATGGAGGATAATGCTGATGATTTAATGCCCAAAGAGCCAGCTCTGAATAAAAGAAGAGAACAAAAG GAAAGGAAACAACATCTGAAGGAGCTTCATGTTGAAACCCAGAGGCTATTAAGAG AATCAAGAGATGCCACATTTAAGCCCATACCAGTTGTGCACAAACCCATATCATCAGTACTGCAAAAGATCCGGCAGAGGAAGCTTGAGGTCTCAAAAAA GTGTATGGCATTAAAGAACAGCAGCACTGTTCATAGAAACAATGTACTGACTGAACTTATGGTGGACGAGGACTTTGACAATGAGTTTGTGGAAGATATCATAGTAGAAAAATCAGAAGAGAAGGCAGTTGCACATGAGGATTTAAAAAGTGGTGCGGATGGGCCTTCAGTTTCTGAAGTTGATGCAAAACCTGAAAATGTTCCAAGTCAAATG GTTTTGGATGAAGTTGCTGAGCCTACGTTTCGAGCTCCAGTTGATACCCAG gATCTTTTTGGTGATTCTCAAGAAAGTGATGGGACAAATGAGAGACCCAAATTCAATGCTAGTAGTCCTTTGGAAGAAGTAATGGCACCTTCTATCCTTGCTATGAACTTGAAGTTTGATTCTGTACCTCCAGATGAATG TTCTTCAGACGAAGAGGACAATCACAAGGAGAATATAGATCCCCATCTACATAGTGCTCGTGAAGAGTGTCCTCCAAAAGGTGATCCAGTGAAGGCATTTGTTGATGAAGAAGCTGAGGAAGAAGATGACAGTGACAATGACCTACACCGCTTCAGTGAAAATGAAGATGAGGATATTGAAGATTCTGAAGAACTCAAAGATATTATTGCAACTAATTATGAAGAAAGACCCATGGATAATGAAAGGCGCAATGAACTTCATAGGAAGTGGCTTGAGCAGCAGGATGCAGATGGAACTGAAAATCTGctcaaaaaattgaaatttaattcAAAGCATAGAGAGACAACATTGCTTGATGATGAACAAGTGGATAGTGAGTGTGAGGAGTTTAATGATGATGCAGAAGAGGAAGCACAACCAAAGAATCCTGTGCAAGTAAATAAGAGAAAAGCAAAGCAAATAATAACTCAGATGTTTATTGATAAAGATGATGTTTTCttatcagatgatgaagaggaaACAGAGAAGAGGCGTGTTAAACAGCATGTCCTTGTTAGAGCT GAAGAGCGGACAGCACTAGTGCCTCCAACTGAAGATGAGAGTTCCAGACAAGTCTTTGGCCTTATAAAAAAGCTTAATGTAGTTCCAGACCAAAAGAAGAAAGCAAAACCATTGT CTTTCTTTGACAATATGGTAGGAGGCACAAAAGACGATAGCTCTTTGAAG TCATCTTTTCTTGGTCGAGCATCAAAACATCACCTTCCAGTGTCCCATAAGAAAAGTTCAAGCTTAGTTCGATCATTCATCTTTGAACGTGGTGACAGCAACAGccataattcaatttcaatgtCAGAGGATTCTTCACAGACG ATCATGAAACAAAATCATCCAACCAGGAACAATGCAGCTAGATTTAGTAGCTCTCAAGCAAAATCGAGCACTCAAAGCAAGAGCTCTGGTGCAGAAACATCAAGCGGTGTTTCCCTGTTTGAGATACTGAAGCAATCTTCAACACCATCCTGCTCTGGTGATCCAAAGCATGAGATTGATTTCAGTCAAGCTCTCCATGCTGCTTTCAAAATTCCAAAGAAGCCATTTCTTGAAGATCTGAGGTTAAACTAA
- the LOC116023700 gene encoding ATP-dependent RNA helicase DBP10-like translates to MNYCCHVYDEVDTDEDDKMTLKQSKDRHKKHVDDEEVGSDEDDKMPLTLLKDRRKKHGNDEEVGSDEDDKMPLTLLKDRCKKHGDDEVDSDADDKMTLGKLKDTCKSKKRELISHPDTSRKQEDVNFQSDEDDDLNAHLSFSKSKLTKSSKAKMRCIKRHLFGFPKTVMSVKTEQVRVSDVPIQLKEDSPLFSNIKAEIPEPEFFGSQISNLLVDSSSSEVSMLLKEHSLPLVEVKTETFESESFGQKMKLQKLLKGSLRHLYR, encoded by the exons ATGAATTATTGTTGCCATGTTTATGATGAAGTAGACACTGATGAAGATGATAAGATGACACTGAAACAATCTAAGGACAGGCACAAGAAACatgttgatgatgaagaagtTGGAAGTGATGAGGATGATAAGATGCCTTTGACACTACTTAAGGATAGGCGCAAAAAACATGGTAATGATGAAGAAGTTGGAAGTGACGAGGATGATAAGATGCCTTTGACACTACTTAAGGATAGGTGCAAAAAACATGGTGATGATGAAGTTGACAGTGATGCTGATGATAAGATGACTCTAGGAAAACTCAAGGACACTTGCAAATCCAAGAAAAGGGAACTTATAAGTCATCCAGATACAAGCCGAAAACAGGAAGATGTTAATTTCCAGtcagatgaagatgatgatctcAATGCCCATCTCAGTTTTTCAAAGTCAAAACTTACAAAGAGTTCAAAAGCTAAAATGAGGTGCATCAAGAGGCATCTTTTTGGCTTTCCTAAAACTGTTATGTCAGTCAAAACTGAACAGGTTCGGGTTTCAGATGTTCCAATCCAATTAAAAGAGGATTCACCTCTATTCTCAAATATCAAAGCTGAGATTCCTGAACCTGAGTTCTTTGGGAGCCAAATCTCAAATTTGTTAGTTGACAGTTCCTCATCAGAAGTCTCTATGTTATTGAAGGAGCATTCATTGCCACTAGTGGAAGTCAAAACGGAGACTTTTGAGTCCGAGTCCTTTGGGCAAAAAA TGAAGTTGCAGAAATTGTTGAAAGGAAGCTTAAGACATCTATACAGGTAG
- the LOC116021755 gene encoding uncharacterized protein LOC116021755 produces MKDEEAQIITSAGKKEQSSDGGHGFFGRGKYKLWVIVAILLLAFWSMFTGSLTLSLNRVSDSSGFPVHDDLDVLEVEEREKVVRQMWDVYTQSRSSRLPKFWQEAFEAAYEDMTSDSAAVRDAAVSEIAKMSLLSTATSESMSNQRETEAETERGHAINLGKKQ; encoded by the exons ATGAAAGACGAAGAGGCGCAAATAATTACTTCTGCAGGGAAGAAAGAGCAAAGCTCAGATGGCGGCCATGGCTTCTTTGGTAGAGGGAAATACAAGCTTTGGGTTATAGTTGCGATTCTCCTGCTAGCATTTTGGTCCATGTTCACCGGCTCCCTCACTCTCAGTCTCAACCGGGTTTCCGATTCTTCCGGGTTCCCGGTCCACGATGATCTTGATGTTCTG GAAGTGGAGGAGAGGGAGAAGGTAGTGAGGCAGATGTGGGATGTTTATACTCAGAGTCGGAGTAGCAGATTGCCTAAGTTCTGGCAAGAAGCTTTCGAGGCGGCGTACGAGGATATGACCAGTGATTCCGCCGCCGTCCGAGACGCCGCCGTGTCGGAGATTGCCAAGATGTCATTACTATCCACTGCCACTTCGGAATCCATGTCTAATCAAAG AGAAACAGAAGCAGAAACAGAAAGAGGCCACGCCATCAATCTTGGGAAGAAGCAATAG
- the LOC116021535 gene encoding uncharacterized protein LOC116021535: MLNAMSYEHLKYLDPESSPKSHGDMHPNNLKKSFDTEVDMQSHPHGGFLETLSFPRDKNLDVHSHQHEFAEQRNCLESHISDTIIANKDGFTNNYDSDDICISEDEVACTNLGSHVSDTVLANKVGCTNHSTVSPFKKCIASGDSHSCSNTDNNLESVEGTTTYEDQLSNCCSADPTNGCLDPGNAYTGKFPTACKLKRKHTESKHPAEHPQMASSSIDKNSKLSTQVCQAKVTIDPNETAKRLKKRRKGSPPHCNLECHNLSQSLPKFSTGCTSVQHFSASAIAFSERQMHDIESLAVKLMKELNSMKDIVEGQLQFQACSSASLKNEVDKVRVAIHNANKAEEKAKRLLYMMNRDCIRFCKLMEISQNDAAPSKDTAHKARKITFADEAGGVLCHVNYISDAMISKQSDDGKQEN; encoded by the exons ATGCTTAATGCCATGTCCTATGAACACTTGAAGTATCTTGATCCTGAATCTTCCCCTAAAAGTCATGGGGATATGCATCCAAATAATCTCAAGAAAAGCTTTGATACAGAAGTAGACATGCAGTCACATCCTCATGGAGGCTTTCTTGAAACATTATCATTTCCCAGGGATAAAAATTTAGATGTGCATTCCCATCAGCATGAGTTTGCAGAGCAACGAAACTGTCTTGAATCTCATATTTCTGATACAATTATTGCTAACAAAGATGGTTTCACCAACAACTATGACAGTGATGATATTTGCATATCTGAAGATGAAGTTGCTTGTACCAATCTTGGATCTCATGTTTCTGACACAGTACTTGCTAATAAAGTTGGTTGCACCAATCATTCTACTGTTAGCCCTTTTAAGAAATGTATTGCATCCGGGGATTCCCATTCTTGCTCAAACACTGATAATAACTTAGAATCAGTTGAAGGCACAACCACTTATGAGGatcaactttcaaattgttgtTCGGCTGATCCAACAAACGGTTGCTTAGATCCTGGAAATGCTTACACAGGAAAGTTTCCAACTGCATGCAAGCTTAAACGGAAGCATACTGAAAGTAAACATCCTGCAGAACACCCACAAATGGCCAGTTCTAGTATAGATAAAAATTCGAAACTATCTACTCAGGTTTGTCAGGCAAAAGTTACCATAGACCCTAATGAGACTGCTAAAAGattgaaaaaaagaagaaaaggttCTCCACCTCACTGCAATTTAGAGTGTCATAATCTTTCTCAATCTCTACCCAAATTTAGCACAGGCTGCACCTCTGTTCAACATTTTTCTGCAAGTGCAATAGCATTTTCAGAGCGGCAGATGCATGACATTGAGTCACTTGCAGTGAAGCTCATGAAAGAGTTGAATTCCATGAAGGACATAGTAGAAGGACAGTTGCAATTTCAAGCATGTAGTAGTGCTTCACTGAAAAATGAAGTAGATAAG GTGAGAGTCGCAATACACAATGCAAATAAAGCTGAAGAAAAAGCTAAAAGATTGCTTTATATGATGAATAGGGACTGCATCCGATTTTGTAAACTCATG GAAATTAGTCAGAATGATGCTGCTCCTTCCAAGGACACTGCCCACAAAGCGAGAAAAATTACATTTGCTGATGAAGCAGGCGGTGTTCTCTGTCATGTGAACTATATCAGTGATGCCATGATCTCTAAGCAGTCTGATGATggaaaacaagaaaattaa
- the LOC116021895 gene encoding outer envelope pore protein 24, chloroplastic isoform X1, whose protein sequence is MKGTLKTRHESDKMEAVATVAVNAGDVRLRASMTDATLVNGPSLNGIALAVEKPGFFIVDYNVPKKDFRFQFMRTVRVRDKPLNLNYIHFNGDNRTILDGTFVFDPSNKVSANHVLGSGNCKLKYTYVHKGLTTYEPIYDFAKDTWDFAISRRVYGDDVFKFLCQTSSKNLSLEWSRNSKLNGSFKILASLNLADGVKMPKLSAESTWDFEL, encoded by the exons ATGAAGGGAACACTGAAAACCCGGCATGAATCGGACAAAATGGAGGCCGTGGCCACCGTCGCCGTCAACGCCGGCGACGTCAGGCTCCGAGCCTCCATGACAGACGCTACTCTGGTCAACGGCCCCAGCTTAAACGGCATAGCTCTAGCCGTCGAAAAGCCCGGCTTCTTCATCGTCGACTACAATGTCCCCAAAAAG GATTTCAGGTTTCAATTTATGAGAACAGTGAGGGTTAGGgataagccactgaacttgaATTACATTCACTTTAATGGCGATAACCGGACAATTTTGGACGGGACTTTTGTCTTCGATCCTTCTAACAAGGTTTCAGCTAATCACGTGCTCGGCTCCGGAAACTGCAAGTTGAAATATACTTATGTGCATAAAGGACTCACCACCTACGAGCCAATCTACGATTTCGCAAAGGATACGTGGGACTTCGCAATTTCGCGGAGAGTATATGGTGATGATGTGTTTAAGTTTCTCTGCCAAACCTCGAGCAAGAACTTGTCCCTTGAATGGTCGAGGAATTCAAAATTGAATGGAAGTTTTAAG ATTTTGGCATCTCTTAATTTAGCCGATGGTGTTAAAATGCCAAAGTTGAGTGCCGAGAGTACCTGGGACTTTGAACTCTGA